A segment of the Falco naumanni isolate bFalNau1 unplaced genomic scaffold, bFalNau1.pat scaffold_313_arrow_pat_ctg1, whole genome shotgun sequence genome:
ggggggggggggggttgtcagtgcagggggggggggggcaggttgCGGGGGgctgggttggttttggggtgcagGATTTTGGGGGGCTGCGGGTTTGGGGGGGCTACGGGTTTTTGAGGGatgtgggtttgggggtgcagcattttggggtgcaggggttTTGGGGGatgtgggttttggggggctgCGGGTATTGGGGCACAGGGGTTCTGAGGCAAaggggttttggggggctgCAGGTTTTGAGGCATTAGGGGATTTTGGGGTCCGGGATTTTGGGCGACTGTGGGGATTGGGGCACAGGGGtttttggggtgcaggggttTGGGGGCAcaggggttttggggggctgTTTTTGGGGGCTGTGGGTTTTGGGGCGCAGGGGTTTCGGAGCGCAGGGGTTTCGaggtgtgtgttttggggtgcAGGAATTTTGGAATGCAAGAGTTTTTGGGTGCACAAGTTTTGGGGCACAGGGATTTTGGGGCACAGGGATTTTGGGGCACAGGATTTTCTGGGCGCAGGGGTTtggggtgtggggtttttggggtgCAGGGTTTTGGGGCGCAGGGTTTCGGGGCGCAGGGTTTCGGGGCGCAGGGTTTCGGGGCGCAGAGGTTTGGAGGGATGCCtgttttggggtgcagggggtttTGGGGCACAGGGATTTTTGGGGCACAGGGATTTGGGGGCTGCAGGCTTTGGCGGGCTCTGGCTTTCGGGGTGCAGGGGTTTCGGAATGCAGGGGTTTTGGGGCACAGGGGTTTCAGGGCACACAGGTTTTGGGGGGCTTCAGGTTTTGGGGTGCAGGGATTTCGGGGCACGGAGGTTTTTGGGAGTGCAGGGTTTTTTGGGAGTGCAGGGGTTTTGGGGGCTCTGGATTTTGGGGTGCAAGGGTTTTGGGGCACGGTGGGGTgcaggggttttgggggtgcagggggttttggggggctgCGGGTTCTGGGCCAGGGAGGTTTTGGGGTGCAGGGTTTTTGGGGTGCAGGGATTTTGGGGTGCAGAAGTTTCAGGGCGCAGGGTTTTTGGGGCACAGAGGTTTCAGGATGCGGGGGGTTTCGGGGCACAGGAGTTTCAGGGTGCAGGAATTTTTGGGGCGCAGGGGTTTCATAGGCTGTGGGTTTTGGGGCGCAGGGTTTCAGGGCGCAGGGATTTTTGGGGCACACGGTTTCAGGGTGCACGGGTTTCAGGGGCTGTGGGTTTCAGGGCACGGGGGTTTTGGGGCGTAGGGTTTTGGGGCGCAAGGTTTTAGGGGTGCAGGGGTTTCAGGACACAGGGTTTTTGGGGCGCAGTGGGTTTCGAGACATGGGGGGTTGGAGTGCAGGGGTTTTGGGGCACATGGTTTCGGGGCGCAGGGTTTTGGGGCACAGGGATTTTGGGGTGCAGGGATTTTTGGGGCACACGGTTTTGGGGTGCACGGTTTCAGGGTGCAGGGtttttggggtgcaggggttTCAGGggctgtgggttttgtggtgCCGGGGGGGTTGATGTGTGGGGTTTCGGGGCGCAGGGGtttttggggtgcaggggttTGGGAAGCTCTGTGTTTCGGGGTGCAggggttttggggtgcaggggtttttggggtgcaggggttTGGGGGGCTCTGTTTCGGGGTGCAGGGGTTTTGGGGCGCAGGGGtttttggggtgcaggggttTAGGGGGCTCTGTGTTTCGGGGTGCAggggttttggggtgcaggggttTTTAGGGCACAGAGGGTTTCAGGGCacaggggttttggggggtgcAGGATTTTTGGGGTGCGGGGTTTCGGGGCGCAGGGATTTTGGGGGTGTAGAGTTTTTTGGGTGCGGGGTTTCGGGGCGCAGGGATTTTGGGGGTGTAGAGTTTTTGGGGTGCGGGGTTTCAGGGCGCAGGGATTTTGGGGAGTGCAGGGTTTTTGGGGTGCGGGGTTTCAGGGCGCAGGGATTTTGGGGGTGCAGGATTTTTGGGGTGCGGGGTTTCGGGGCGCAGGGATTTTGGGGGTGTAGAGTTTTTGGGGTGCGGGGTTTCAGGGCGCAGGGATTTTGGGGAGTGCAGGGTTTTTGGGGTGCGGGGTTTCAGGGCGCAGTTGTTTTGGGGGTGCAGGATTTTTGGGGTGCGGGGTTTCGGGGCGCAGGGATTTTGGGGGTGTAGAGTTTTTGGGGTGCGGGGTTTCGGGGCGCAGGGATTTTGGGGAGTGCAGGGTTTTTGGGGTGCGGGGTTTCGGGGTGCAGGGATTTTGGGGGTGTAGAGTTTTTGGGGTGCGGGGTTTCAGGGCGCAGGGATTTTGGGGAGTGCAGGGTTTTTGGGGTGCGGGGTTTCAGGGCgcaggggttttgggggtgtAGGGTTTTTGGGGTGCggggttttggggtgcagggATTTTGGGGAGTGCAGGGTTTTTGGGGTGCGGGGTTTCAGGGCgcaggggttttgggggtgtAGGGTTTTTGGGGTGCGGGGTTTCGGGGCGCAGGGATTTTGGGGGTGTAGAGTTTTTGGGGTGCGGGGTTTCGGGGCGCAGGGATTTTTGGGGGTGCAGGGTTTTTGGGGTGCGGGGTTTCGGGGTGCTCACGAGTAGCTGTTGTGCTGGCGGCGCCGCGCTGTGCGCAGCTTCTCGAACCGCGcctccatctcctccagcaCGCGCGGCGTGTAGCGCACCACCAGCTTCACCGAGCCCTGCGCCGCCTTCAGCAGCTCCACCGCCCGCTCGTGCTGCTCCCCCTCCACGCTCTGGCACCCCGTCAGCACCCCAAAACCGCCACCAGCCCCCCGAGAcacctgccccccagcccccccgagACACCtgcccccccagaccccccgccaccccaccgctgcagccccctcctgcccgACGCCCTGCCGCAACCCCCAAATGTGGGCTGGACCCCTCAATATGTGGGCTGGACTCCCCCAAAAATGAGGTGGACCccccccccacaaaaaaaaatggggCGCGCCCCAAAAATTCCAGCCCACGATCCCACGCAGACCCCAGACCCCCTCTGCTGCACCCCCAAGGACCCCAAAAACCTGGACTGAACCCCAAAACCTGCACTGCACCCCAAAAATATGCTGgacccccccaaaccccctgTAGCCCCCCAATCCTCCCAGCCCCCTATAATCCACCATagccccccaaaaccccctTCAAAccccctgtagcccccccaAATCCCTCCCAGATCCCCCACAGTCCTCCCAAACCCCCTCTAAgacccctgtagccccccccaACCACTCCCAGACCCCCCTTAAGACGCCCAAAaccccctccagccccacacagccccccccAAACCACTCCCAGACACACCATAAGACCCCCAAAActgcctccagccctccctAAGACACCCCAAACACCCAGTCCCACATAAGACCCCCAAAACCCTCTCCAGCCCCCCATACACTCACATAAGACACCACCAACGCCCCCTTCAGCCCCCATAAGACCCCCAAACCTCCCATAGCCCCCCAAACCCCTCCCAGACCCCCCATAAGACCCCCAAAACCCCCTCGAGCCACGCTGTagccccccccaaaaccccctgTAGCCCCTCCAAACCCCCCATAGCCTTCCCataaccccccaaaaccccctgTAGCCCCTCCCAAACCCCCCAtaaccccccaaacccctccCAGACCCCCGTAAGACACCTCAAAATCCCCTCCAGCCACCTTGTAGCCCCCAAACGCCCCCCCAAAGCCCCTGTAGCCCCCCATAACTCCCTGTAGCGCCTCCCAACCCCCCTGTAGCCCCCTCAAACCCCCCATAACCCCCTGCAGCCTCCCTATAATCCCTCTGTagccccccccaaacccccagtAGCCTCCCCAtaaccccccaaacccccctgTAGCTCCTCTCAAGCCCCCCATAGCCTCCCCAAACCCTCCCGTAGCCCCCCCAAAGCCCCCTGTAGCCCCCCATAactccctgcaccccccccaTAGCCCCCTATAAccccccccagcgcccccccccaGACTCACCACGCCGTTGACGCTGAGGAGCTGGTCCCCCCGCTTGAGCCCACCGTGGCGGTCAGCGACCCCCCCCCGGGATCACGCGGGAGATGTAGATGGGGGAGTTCTGCTCCTTGCCCCCCATGATGTTGAAGCCCAGCCCCTCCTCTGTCTTGGGGAGCTCCACCACCCGTGGGTGCGCGTGGCCCTCGCTGGCCGCAAAGGCGGCCACCGTCGCCTGGGGGGTGACAGTGGGGGGGGGCCATGtagggggggagggggtgtggggacgtggtgggggcacagggggcGTGGGAAAaggtggggggatggggacacagggcgggatggggacacaggggggcacagggggacaaggggggacatggggatgcGGGGACATGGAGGCACATGGGGGAGATGGGGtcatggggacacagggggacatgggggacacaggggggACATGAAGGCACATGGGGGTATGGGGACACATAGGGACatgggggggacatggggacagagCGGGGtatgggggga
Coding sequences within it:
- the LOC121082130 gene encoding LOW QUALITY PROTEIN: protein lin-7 homolog B-like (The sequence of the model RefSeq protein was modified relative to this genomic sequence to represent the inferred CDS: deleted 1 base in 1 codon) translates to MAALSGDPLGLERDVARAVELLERLQRSGELPPQKLQALQRVLQSKFCSAIREVYEQLYDTLDIAGSPEIRAHATAKATVAAFAASEGHAHPRVVELPKTEEGLGFNIMGGKEQNSPIYISRVIPGGVADRHGGLKRGDQLLSVNGVSVEGEQHERAVELLKAAQGSVKLVVRYTPRVLEEMEARFEKLRTARRRQHNSYSSLESRG